From the Melospiza georgiana isolate bMelGeo1 chromosome 11, bMelGeo1.pri, whole genome shotgun sequence genome, the window CACCAAAATCATTAATGAGGTATCAAAGCCCATGAGTCACCACATCCCTGTGGAAAAGATCTGTGAGAAGCTAAAGAAGAAAGACAGTCAGATCTGTGAACTAAAATACGGTGAGTTGCCTGCACGAGAGGAAATGCCCATGATTTGCTGGGGTGTGGATGACTGGGGGTGAAGCAACATCCTAAAACCACTCAGTCCTGAGTTCTGTAGCCTAGTTAGGTTGCACAACCTGGGTTGCTTTCCATGAACATCCTAGAGAGTTCTATGTAGATGCTTAGGTAAGACTTCTAACCCTTCTTGGCTTCTGCAGGGACTCTGATCAGCCCTGGGATAACTAACTCCCAGGTgtagcagcactgctgtgctcacaTTGCTGTTTGGATTGTCGTGTTTGGGAGGgtgtgtggcacagcctgtgctggcagcaggcaggggtgTCACTGTGGCAGGGCTCAGGTCCttggctgagctctgcagtcccagctgctctcctgttcccagcagcagggtgaTAAATGATGCTTTCTCACCTCCTCTGATGTCTCTCAGAGCATTCAGCTCTCTATTTCTCATCACCTTCCTTGTACCCTCATGTTCCTAGATGGCTTAGAAATGCCTCATTCTGCTTTCCCTTATAGCTGCCCTTAACACCCCTTGGAGACAGCCCCTTGGATTGGGGGTCTTTGTACTTTTCATTTCTCCTACTAAGGTCATATTGCTTCCTAAAAAGCTTTTTGTTGCTGTCACTTTCTTATCTTTCCCCTGAAATCACTCTGCTACATTTCTTTTATCCAGTGGAAAATAAGTGTTGCTGCTCATGTAATAACGGGGCTTTCAGGGCTATTGTGGAACTCCTGCACAGAAACTGCAACCAAGCCTTCTGTCTTCTAATAATTTTTAGCATTAAGAGCCTTATCTGCTGTCAAAACCTAACGTAGACGTTCCCTGGCACCTCTCTCCCTGTTGAGTTTTGGCTTCCTCGCCCACCTGGCATGTCTGAGTGCGGCTTTGCTCTCTCCACAGACAAACAGATCGACCTGAGCACCGTCGACCTGCGCAAGCTCCGCGTCAAGGAGCTGCGGCGGATCCTGGATGACTGGGGCGAGGTGTGCAAGGGCTGTGTCGAGAAGTACGACTTCATCCGCAGGATCCACGAACTGATGCCCAAGTACGCGCCGAGGGCGGCCGGCGCCCGGACAGACCTCTGAGGGCCGAGACCGGGGCGATGGATcctggggctctgaggggcGAGACCGGGGCGATGGATcctggggctctgaggggcGAGACCGGGCCTGTGAGGGGACTGTGAGGGGCGACCTCGAGGCTCTGAGGGGCGACGCCGGCCCCGCGCTTTGTACGGGACTTTCATTAAAGTTCGCCGGTGTGTACCGGGCGGAGCCGTGCCGTGTGACGTGATTGCGGGACACTCCCCCTGCGCCCCCCCGCACCCGCCGGGTTCCGACATCCCCCGTTCCCCCCCCCGGGTTCCGACATTCCCCGTCGTCCCCCCCCCGCCCTCGCTCCATCCGCGGAGCGGCCCCGCGCGCGCCCCCTCAGCCCGCCGAGGGGCGGGGCTTCGCCGCCCGCCCTGATTGGCCGCCCGGCCGTCGCGCGCGGGCGGCGGGAAGCGCCGTGTGACGTCACGGCCCCGTGACGCCAGCTTGCGGCGCGGCGCGCGCGGGGCGATGACGTAGGGCCCGCGCGGCGCGGCGGCCGGAGCCGCCTTCGCTCCCTTTTGtccaagatggcggcggccgCCGGAGGCGCCTCCTGAGCCGCGGGCCCGGCGCGATGAAGCGCGGCAGCGACCGCGACTCGAGCCCGCCGGGGGCCGCGGGCGGacgcgcggccgccgccgccaaGCGGCCCCGCGACCGCGACCGCGAGAGCAGCAGCCGGCGCGGCCCGCACCGCAGCTCGGGCGCCTCCCGCAGCAGCCGGGACAAGTCCacgcccggcggcggcggcggaggcggcggcggcaccaccaccagcagcagcggcggcggagGCGGCTCCAGCTCCCGCAGCCACCGCGGCGATGAAcgcgccggcggcggcggcgactCGAACCACCGCCCGGCGGGGAGCGGCTCGGCCTCGGGCGCCCGCGGCGGCAGCCAGGCCGCcccctcgtcctcctcctcctcctcgtcccgGGCGCTCGGCGTGCCCAAGGCCAAGGCGCTGCCGGGCGCCGTGGTAGCCCCGTCGCTGCTGCTGGCCGGGCCGCCGCCGGGCGCCGCGCCCTCGCTGCTGCTGGCGCCGCTCGGGGGCTCGGCCGGGCTGGCCGGGGAGCCGCCCGGCTCCTGCGAGTACAAGACGCTGCTGGTGAGCGGGCTGAGCGCGGCCCTGCCCGACCAGCTGCTGGAGGACGGGCTGTTCCGCCTCTTCCAGCGCTTCGCGGGCGGGGGCGCCGGGGACATCAGTGTCAAG encodes:
- the MANF gene encoding mesencephalic astrocyte-derived neurotrophic factor — protein: MRAAHGLCAALALLLLPAGGRALRDGDCEVCVTFLGRFYQSLKDNDIEFTPSSIEKELLKSCKEAKGKENRLCYYIGATSDAATKIINEVSKPMSHHIPVEKICEKLKKKDSQICELKYDKQIDLSTVDLRKLRVKELRRILDDWGEVCKGCVEKYDFIRRIHELMPKYAPRAAGARTDL